DNA from Marinagarivorans cellulosilyticus:
GTACGCGTGAATAAAACTTAGCCCTGCAAAGGTACCAACTTCAACTTTGTTTATATCGCCAGAATCAAATAGCTGCTTGGCTTTGAGTTTACTGATTCTTTCTTCAGCTTTGGCGAGTTCAATTTGGTCTGTGATGTTGAGTTTGTTGTCCAAAATCATTTTATTGGCCTTTTGATTGCTTTTGCATTTACATCTAGCTCCCACGCTCCTGCGTGGGAGCGAGGTGATTTCTGTGGTCTTGCGTGAGAATTAGCCTGATAACTCACTTTGTTACCCCAAGAATATTTTTTGATGCAGTATAGATCTTTAAGTGACATTGATTGAATGCTTCTTGGTTGTAAAACATTAGGCGCTCAAGGTCATCAACAATATCGATTCTCATTATTTCTTCGGGCTGGCTTGGTATAGGAGGGGAGCTAATCATCAGTAGTGTATTTTTATTTAAGTTGAAATATAGCGAAGTTAAGCCATTTGGATCAGAAAGCTCTACATATCCTCTGTCACATACCGCTACTATTTCTTGTGTGTATTTATGTATTTCAATATAGCTAAAAAGTTCTTTGCAAATAAATCTGGCAAGACTTTCTGGGCGATGCACTTTTTCATTGGTGCTTTCTTCGGCTAGAGTGTAAATTAACTCTAGCCACATCTCCCTGTCATTTTCTTTTAGGCCAAACTCCTGTTGGAGCTGGCTTAGCCGTTTATGATTTCCATTTTTTAATAAGTTTCTGAAAATAATGTTTTCCGGATTGTGTCTTATCGGGTGGTCGGCGAAGTTTTCAAATATTTTTCCTGTGAAACTGTGATTGAGAGGACTTCTAAAAATATTGAGTAGCTTAAGCCCGACTACATTTAATAAATCATTTTCATTAAAAATATTGATGGCGTCGCGATTAATAAATTTTGAGGCGGTTGTTTCGCTGCCGTTAAAAATATTTTCTAAATTTGATCTGAGCTTGTTCTCTTTGTGAAAGGTATATAGGTCATTTTCACAAAGAATAGAGCCAATATTTACTGGGCCCTCCAATTCTGGCCCCTTAGGTGTTTTCCCTATTCGAAGAATTTTCTTTTCTTTGGCTGTGTTGCTATTACAGCGAAGCTCCCAACGGCTATAGAAGTGCTGGGCAGTTGTAGTGTTTGAATAATTAGCGAAGTCCATACGGTAATCCTAGCAACGACGTTTCCTCGTTCCCACGCTCCTGTGTGGGAACGAATATTGTTAATCGTGATGTTAAAAGTCTGCCATAGTTCATGGCTTGAACATTAATGCTGCCCAGTTAACTTCACTTTCTTTTTGTGGCGAGTATGCATTACCACGCGGAGCGCGGGAACGAGAAGATAGCCCAGCCCCTTCTGACAAAAAATATTTACATTCTCGCGCGTCGCTTACGCGCCCCAATCCCAACAAATAATGGCAGGGGAACATCACCAATTACTTTTGCGATTATTACCCCGTCAATCATCCAGCGATGCTCTAGTCGTCCATTACTCGCAACTACAACACCAGTTTTACTATCTAGAGCCCGTAAATAAGCAGCCCTAAAAGCACGTCTTGCCGCTTCGGGTATCTCTTCATGCCTTTGCGCCAATCTAAGATTGTCTTGCTTCGAAACACTTTTCATATATATCCACAAACTTCTAGGCCGCATAAAGTTATTAAGTAGCACAAAAAGCGCAGGGGATTGATTTATCAGACCTTCACGCGCCGGGAGCGCGTGTAGAGCGCCCAAGGACGGCTTGAGCGTGTCTGAAAAATCAATCCCCTGTGCGGCAACACGGAAATTGTTTATTTAAAACCTAATCCAACTTACTCAAATCCCTAACCGCCCCTTTATCCGCACTGGTCGCAAAATGCGCATATGCCTTAAGCGCGGCACTCACTTTACGGGGGCGGTCTTTGGCGGGTTTCCAGCCTAGTTTGTCTTGCTCGGCGCGGCGGTGGGCGAGTTCTTCGTTGCTGAGTAATACATCAATCGTGCGGTTGGGGATGTCGATTTTGATTTTATCGCCATCGCGTACCAAACCAATCGCGCCACCGGCTGCAGCCTCTGGCGAGGCGTGGCCAATACTCAAACCACTGGTGCCGCCACTAAAACGACCATCCGTTAATAGTGCACACGCTTTGCCAAGGCCTTTGGATTTAATGTAAGAGGTAGGGTAGAGCATCTCTTGCATGCCGGGGCCGCCTTTGGGGCCTTCGTAGCGCACAATAACTACATCGCCCGCTTTAACTTTGCCATCTAAAACATTGGCTACGGCTTCGTCTTGGCTTTCGGTAACGTGTGCGGTGCCTTCGAAGACTAAAATGCTTTCGTCTACGCCGGCGGTTTTTACTACGCAGCCATCTAGGGCAATGTTGCCGTAAAGTACGGCTAGGCCGCCTTCTAATGAGTAGGCGCTTTCTAGGCTGCGAATACAACCGTTGTCGCGGTCGGCATCTACCGAGGGCCAGCGGGTGCTTTGGCTAAAGGCGGTTTGCGTGGGAATACCCGCTGGGCCCGCTTTGAAAAATTCCATTACCTCGGGAGAGGCTTGGCGCATTACATCCCAAGTATCCAGTGCGTCCTTCATGGTAGCGCTGTGTACGGTGGGCACGTGATTGTGCAATAAACCCGCGCGGTCTAGCTCGCCCAAAATACCCATTACGCCACCGGCACGGTGTACGTCTTCCATGTGGTAGTCTGGCGAGTTGGGGGCCACTTTACATAGCTGTGGCACCTTGTGGCTCATGCGGTCGATGTCTTTAAGAGTGAAGTCGATTTCGGCCTCTTGCGCGACCGCCAACAAATGCAAAATGGTGTTGGTGGAACCGCCCATCGCAATATCGAGTGCGATGGCGTTTTCGTAGGCTTCAAAACTACCCACATTGCGTGGCAGCAGGCTTTCTTCGTCGTTTTCGTAATAGCGCTTGGTGATATCCACAATTAAGTGGCCGGCGCGTTTGAAGAGCTGCTCGCGGTCGGCGTGGGTGGCTAGCATGCTGCCGTTGCCGGGCAAGCTTAAGCCCATGGCTTCGGTAAGGCAGTTCATCGAGTTTGCTGTGAACATGCCAGAGCAGCTGCCGCATGTAGGGCAAGCGCTGCGCTCGTATTCGGCCACTTTTTCATCGCTGGCGCTGTCGTCTACGGCAATAACCATGGCATCTACAAGGTCTAGTTTTTTATCGCTAAGCTTGGTTTTACCGGCTTCCATCGGCCCGCCAGAAACAAACACTACGGGGATGTTCAAACGCATGGCAGCCATTAGCATGCCAGGGGTAATTTTGTCGCAGTTAGAAATACACACCATGGCATCGGCGCAGTGGGCATTAACCATGTACTCAACACTGTCCGCAATGATGTCGCGGCTTGGCAAGCTGTACAACATGCCATCGTGGCCCATGGCAATGCCGTCGTCTACGGCAATGGTGTTGAATTCTTTGGCAACGCCGCCGGCCGCTTCAATTTCGCGGGCTACTAACTGACCCATATCTTTTAAGTGAACGTGGCCTGGTACAAATTGGGTAAAGGAGTTAACCACGGCGATGATGGGTTTTTGAAAGTCATCGTCTTTCATGCCGGTGGCACGCCACAAGGCGCGAGCGCCAGCCATATTGCGGCCGGAAGTGGATGTTTTAGAGCGATACTGGGGCATGAGAACCTCTTTGGTATGGGTTTGCCATTGCAAGGGCGTACATCACGGACTGGTGGGCGCTTTGGGCCGCGTAAGTCAGTTTGCCCTTGGGCGATAGTCATTGAATAAAGGGGCTAATAATAGCAAATTTAGAAGACGCCTGCCGATCTCGGTTTCTTCTAAAAAACCATAAAAAGTTCAGTGATTATCGTGCTTTGCGCTGGCGCTAGCCGTTGCATGCACGGCAAGAGGTTGGGGGGAACGGTATTGTGATTGTGCTCCTTACAGTAACGGCGTTGCTGGGCCTTAGAATATTTGGGGCTACTATACAGCTACCCTGTTAACCATATGGAGTGGCGCCATGACACAGTTAACCCCTTTAACTAGCGAGCGCTTGCTTGTTATCGATGCATTGCGCGGCTTTGCCCTAATGGGGCTATTTATTGTGCATGCGGTCGAATACTTTGAATTGTATTGGTATAAACCCCAGCCGGGTTTTATCCACGATACGGTATTCTTTTTATTCGGTGGCAAAATGGCGGCAACGTTTGCGGTACTGTTTGGCGTTGCGGTTTATACCATGTTGTTTCGCTATGAGCAGCGTGGTATCGATTTTCGTGGCCGCTTAGTGTGGCGGTTTGTGTTACTGATTGTGATGGGATATGCGCATGGCTTGCTTTACGCTGGCGATATTCTCTTGCACTTGGGGCTATTGGGGTTGTTGTTGGTTGCCATTTGCCGCTTGCCTACCGCAGGCTTAATGCTTTTAGTCGCTTTTTGTTTTTTACAAGTGCCCACCTTATTCGATTTTGCAGCGACTTTTTCTGATGCGAATAGTACGACTCAGCAGCCGAAGTTTTGGGCATTATCGTGGCGCAATTTTGAGGTTTTTGCTTCGGCCCCGCTGGCGGAACTTTTTCGCTATAACGCCACGATGGCTTATGAAAATAAGTGGGTTTTTAACTTTGAGACCGGCAAATTTTGGACGATGGCCGGTTATGCCATAAGTGGTTTGGTATTGGGCCGAATCCATTTTTTTAATCAGCAAAAAAATGACGGGAGGTTTTTAAAGACAGGCTTAATCGTTGGGCTGGCGGCTTCGATTATTATTTACGGCCTAAAGACATTGTGCGCCCCGATGATTGCTGAGGGCATGAGCCGTTGGTATTTTAATGAAATGTTGGGTAATTGCTTTAATACTTTAATGGTGGCAACGGGCATTTGCCTTTTCGCGTTTGTGTACCGTTATGAGTTTATACGCCGATTACAGCAGTTGTTAGTGCCTTGTGGCCGAATGAGCTTAACGCTGTACGTTAGCCAAAGTATTGTCTGCGTGCCCATTTTTTATGGTTTTGGCTTAGGTTGGTATGCTGAAGCTAGTCAATTGAGTGCGTTAATTCTTGGCTTTGTATTGTGGGGCCTGCAGATGCTTTTTGCCCATTGGTGGTTTGGCCGTTATGTTTATGGCCCGCTCGAATGGGGGTGGCGGGCGCTTACCTTGTTGCGCAGTGATGTTCCTTTTAGGCGGTTGTAATACAAAATGAAAACAATAGCTATGTCTGCTATTTAAAGCGTTGCATTACCAAGCCCTTAATCCAAGGCAGAGCTGCATTACTTGCAGCTTTATATACACGCCTAAACGCTAACGTGCTGCCCCTTGCTTGGGTAGCATAATTCTTTAATCTCCACTCCATAAGCACCAAGTTGTTGCGTTCTGTAAGCATAGCGATGGTGCAAAAAACGGCGTTAGCTCTACGTTTTTTTGAATAGAGAATCGCTTGAAGCTGTTCGCTCTAGGCCCATTCGTAAGTTAATAAATGATCTAAACTTGGGTTTCTAAAAAGTTAGACCGTAGAATACAAAAAATTTCACATCACTTGCAGAAACACTTATAACGCAGAGGCGTTTTTATTTCCAAATTATTTAGGCTGTTATAGCGGCCAATGAGTGTGCTGTAATTTCGATGCTTTGCTTTTATTGATTTAGGCTTGTACTTTTTTAACTCTCAGTTGTGGCGGGTGAGTACGTTTGCGTGTGCATTAAATAATTTGGGGCCAGGTAATCTATCTCGGGGAGGTTCTTTTATGAAGTGCGTCAAACTTTGTGGTTTGTGGGGATGTTAATGCGTGGCACAAATATCGCAATGGTGTAGATTAAAACGGGCGTTTTAATGCAGGGCAGTTTACTGCCCTTGCAAAAAGGGCTACCAAAGGTGCTAAGGGCTACGTGTGGCAGTGTTCTATAGCGCTTAAGTTCTGGGTCATTTATCGCATAAAATAGGTTTGAGGTGCATATGCCTGTTTCGCAAGAGAGCATTCGGCCACTTGATGGGGCAATTATTGACTATTGCTGCGCTTTTTTTGGGCGTACATTAACGTTGTGCTGGCAGGATCTTCCTGTTCAGCAGCGTGGTAGTCGGCAAGTATTGTTAAATTTAAAAGATTACTTTTTAGCGGCATTAACGCATGATTTTTTAGGTTGTATTAGTGCGATTGACGAGGTGTGCGATGCGCCGCATTGGGGAAGCCGCCAAGATGGCGTGGAATTTCTAGATGCATTAGAGGCGGCATTAGTGCGCCAGTGTACAGAATCTTGTGCTGTTTCTTTGTTGGAAATTCAGCAGCACTTAACCGCAACCTCATCCTACAATACATTAGCCTTCGACCCACGCACGATTATGGCGTTTGTGGTGGCTGCGGTATTAAAAAGTAAGCTCGAACCTAAAGTGGGAAGCGCATTGTGCTATGCCTTTATTAATCGCTTAGGGTTAAGTATTGGAGTTTTCTATAAAACATTGGTTGATGTACTAAAGGGCTACATCCCTGACGATCAAAACCAAACAGCAAGTGAGCATGCACTTGGCTCTAGCACTAGCAATAATATGCACGCGCCCCCTTTGTCGGCTAGAAATGCCGGGGAGCCAGCAGGGCGAAGTGAGATTAATGGCCTAACAGGATATATACAGCGCTTTTATACCTCCAATTTATACACTCAATCCAACCCGCCTTATTTGGCAGCATTGTTTCAGCATATTTATGCGGCGCTGCTTTGTTATATTCGCGATAGCTGTGATGAAGTGGAAAAAAAATCCACGATACTGCGTCAGGTTTTGCAAGAGTTATACAGCCTTACCGAGTTAGAAAATAACCTATTTTTACAACCCAATAAAATCTTTGACCGAATAACCGAGCGGCTCAACGAGCCAGAACCGTATTTGTGTCGAACCTTAAACTATGTAAGTGAAGAGCTTTCGGCTTTTAACCGTTTGCATAGTGCGCGGTATGGTGTTGCTAGGTTATCCCTTGACGAGCAACCATTTGAGCATTTTGTTGAAGATGATAACGAATTCGCGGAGCTTGAATTGGACCTTCAAAATAGGCCCAGTGATTTATTAAATTTACAAATGGTTAAATCTGTACTCGAGCAAGATGCTTTTTCTGGCGCACAGAGCACCCATCAGCAGGCGTGCATCACAAATGTTTTTCAGCATGTAGAGCGATTAATTAACCAAGCCTTGATGAACTGCTCTGCTGGCGAGGTCTCTCATTTTATAGATCGTTATTGGCGCCATGCTCTATCGGTAACGGGGCTGCGCGAGGGGGTGGATAGTTTAGCGTGGTGCGATGCTATAGCATTACTCGACGAGCTTTGCTTGGTACAAGTAATGGCCGCTGTAGATGAAGATATGCAAAGTATAATTATGGAACGCATGCGCGAAATTGATAAGCACTACCTAAGTTACAACGACTTTTTAGAGCGTGAAGAATATTTACAAGGCGTTGATGTGATTGGGTCCCAAAGCTCTCTCGGTGTGACATCTCGGCATTAATTTTTTCGCTAATATTTAATAAAAAACGCTACTAACGTTGCCGCAAAGGAGCATTTAAAAGTTAAATGCCCCCTTTCGATTAGTGGCTTATAATCCAACCCGTGAAGGTAGGCGTTGTTCGCAATCTTTTGCATTCGTTGGAATAGATTGTGTTTGTTCGGCAAAGCCGGCTTCACTGTGCCATACCCTAATTTCACCGTCGTAATCAAAACGAATTTGTTGGTAGTTTACGCCGCTAATGGCGGTTTCGCCGGCGGGTTTCATAATGGCTTGGTAGTTAGCACCTAAAAAGTCAAAGGTTAAGAGTAAACTGTAAGAGCTTGGGTTTTCGGCGGTGGCGCCTAGTAAGCTCCAAAAGCCATTTAATACTTCGCCGCGGAAATTCCCTTCACCTAAGCGCGTTTGACTGGCGCCATCTATGTATTTGGCGCAGGCAATAATACTGCCCGATAAACCAGAACCGCCAGCAGTAAAATAAAGCTCTAGCTCTATGTCATTTAAATTGTTGGGTGCGAAACCTAAATCTAAATCAGAAATTTTAAGTTGTTTACCACCTAAATTGGTAAAGGCGCTGGCGTCGTCGCGAACCCGTGCGGCATTGGTAATGTCTTGTGCAGTTTCGAAGTCGCTGCCGGTAAAGTCGTTATTGGCTAGGGCGTTAATGTCTGCTTGATCATCACTTAGGGCGACGCGCAAGGTTTCTAATTTGGAATCAT
Protein-coding regions in this window:
- a CDS encoding DUF4238 domain-containing protein, with protein sequence MDFANYSNTTTAQHFYSRWELRCNSNTAKEKKILRIGKTPKGPELEGPVNIGSILCENDLYTFHKENKLRSNLENIFNGSETTASKFINRDAINIFNENDLLNVVGLKLLNIFRSPLNHSFTGKIFENFADHPIRHNPENIIFRNLLKNGNHKRLSQLQQEFGLKENDREMWLELIYTLAEESTNEKVHRPESLARFICKELFSYIEIHKYTQEIVAVCDRGYVELSDPNGLTSLYFNLNKNTLLMISSPPIPSQPEEIMRIDIVDDLERLMFYNQEAFNQCHLKIYTASKNILGVTK
- a CDS encoding DUF418 domain-containing protein codes for the protein MTQLTPLTSERLLVIDALRGFALMGLFIVHAVEYFELYWYKPQPGFIHDTVFFLFGGKMAATFAVLFGVAVYTMLFRYEQRGIDFRGRLVWRFVLLIVMGYAHGLLYAGDILLHLGLLGLLLVAICRLPTAGLMLLVAFCFLQVPTLFDFAATFSDANSTTQQPKFWALSWRNFEVFASAPLAELFRYNATMAYENKWVFNFETGKFWTMAGYAISGLVLGRIHFFNQQKNDGRFLKTGLIVGLAASIIIYGLKTLCAPMIAEGMSRWYFNEMLGNCFNTLMVATGICLFAFVYRYEFIRRLQQLLVPCGRMSLTLYVSQSIVCVPIFYGFGLGWYAEASQLSALILGFVLWGLQMLFAHWWFGRYVYGPLEWGWRALTLLRSDVPFRRL
- a CDS encoding DUF1631 domain-containing protein; translation: MPVSQESIRPLDGAIIDYCCAFFGRTLTLCWQDLPVQQRGSRQVLLNLKDYFLAALTHDFLGCISAIDEVCDAPHWGSRQDGVEFLDALEAALVRQCTESCAVSLLEIQQHLTATSSYNTLAFDPRTIMAFVVAAVLKSKLEPKVGSALCYAFINRLGLSIGVFYKTLVDVLKGYIPDDQNQTASEHALGSSTSNNMHAPPLSARNAGEPAGRSEINGLTGYIQRFYTSNLYTQSNPPYLAALFQHIYAALLCYIRDSCDEVEKKSTILRQVLQELYSLTELENNLFLQPNKIFDRITERLNEPEPYLCRTLNYVSEELSAFNRLHSARYGVARLSLDEQPFEHFVEDDNEFAELELDLQNRPSDLLNLQMVKSVLEQDAFSGAQSTHQQACITNVFQHVERLINQALMNCSAGEVSHFIDRYWRHALSVTGLREGVDSLAWCDAIALLDELCLVQVMAAVDEDMQSIIMERMREIDKHYLSYNDFLEREEYLQGVDVIGSQSSLGVTSRH
- the ilvD gene encoding dihydroxy-acid dehydratase, which translates into the protein MPQYRSKTSTSGRNMAGARALWRATGMKDDDFQKPIIAVVNSFTQFVPGHVHLKDMGQLVAREIEAAGGVAKEFNTIAVDDGIAMGHDGMLYSLPSRDIIADSVEYMVNAHCADAMVCISNCDKITPGMLMAAMRLNIPVVFVSGGPMEAGKTKLSDKKLDLVDAMVIAVDDSASDEKVAEYERSACPTCGSCSGMFTANSMNCLTEAMGLSLPGNGSMLATHADREQLFKRAGHLIVDITKRYYENDEESLLPRNVGSFEAYENAIALDIAMGGSTNTILHLLAVAQEAEIDFTLKDIDRMSHKVPQLCKVAPNSPDYHMEDVHRAGGVMGILGELDRAGLLHNHVPTVHSATMKDALDTWDVMRQASPEVMEFFKAGPAGIPTQTAFSQSTRWPSVDADRDNGCIRSLESAYSLEGGLAVLYGNIALDGCVVKTAGVDESILVFEGTAHVTESQDEAVANVLDGKVKAGDVVIVRYEGPKGGPGMQEMLYPTSYIKSKGLGKACALLTDGRFSGGTSGLSIGHASPEAAAGGAIGLVRDGDKIKIDIPNRTIDVLLSNEELAHRRAEQDKLGWKPAKDRPRKVSAALKAYAHFATSADKGAVRDLSKLD